The Cloeon dipterum chromosome X, ieCloDipt1.1, whole genome shotgun sequence genome includes a window with the following:
- the LOC135945728 gene encoding glutathione S-transferase-like, with protein MSATKLTYLALPGLAEGIRYLLHYGGVQFEDERLTREEVAAMKEKLPLGQVPVLQIEGKTLFQSQAICRFLAKRFDLTGKDEWDSVQCDIAADTIYEIRNAYLTFFHEKNEAAQKEKRVAAVKKIDFILGKLEGHLAKNDGHFVKGQLTWPDFMIAAFSEHINSRTGRDMFAAKPLLSALRDEINALPAIKAYIEKRPKY; from the exons ATGTCGGCGACAAAGCTCACGTACCTGGCTCTTCCCGGCCTCGCCGAGGGAATCCGGTACCTTCTGCACTACGGAGGGGTGCAATTTGAAGACGAGAGGCTAACACGTGAAGAGGTCGCTGCCATGAAAGAAA AACTTCCGCTTGGGCAAGTGCCTGTTCTGCAAATCGAGGGGAAAACGCTGTTCCAGTCGCAGGCAATCTGCCGCTTTCTCGCCAAAAGATTCGATTTGACTGGAAAAGACGAGTGGGACAGCGTGCAGTGCGACATCGCTGCCGATACAATTTACGAAATAAGGAatg CgtatttgacatttttccaCGAGAAAAACGAGGCGGCGCAAAAGGAAAAGCGCGTGGCTGCCGTTAAAAAGATCGACTTCATACTTGGAAAATTGGAAGGACATTTGGCCAAGAATGACGGTCACTTCGTCAAAGgacaa cTCACGTGGCCGGATTTCATGATTGCTGCTTTTTCCGAACACATCAACAGCAGGACCGGCCGAGATATGTTTGCTGCAAAACCACTGCTGAGTGCACTCAGAGATGAGATCAACGCACTGCCAGCGATTAAGGCCTACATCGAAAAACGTCCAAAATATTAA
- the LOC135945233 gene encoding glutathione S-transferase-like: protein MSPTKLTYFNVSGLGEGIRYLLHYGGVAFEDERITREEFPARKDKLPLGQLPVLEFEGKTLYQSMSICRFLARRFDLTGKDEWDSLQCDTAVDTISDIASAITAYASETDEEAKKVKKAAALTKINFLTEKLEGHLAKNDGHFVKGQLTWPDFVLAAVYTTLVGRGEADIFAERPLLKALKAKVDALPAIKAYLDKRPPVPYRGKMSATKLTYLPVSGLGESIRYLLHYGGVEFEDERITREELAIRKPTLPLGQVPVLEFEGKTLFQSTSICRFLARRFNLTGKDEWDSLQCDIAADTISDIGIAISGYVTETNEEAKKVKKAAALTKINFLTEKLEGHLAKNDGHFVKGQLTWPDFVLAAVYSTLVGRGEADIFAERPLLKALKAKVDALPAIKAYLDKRPPVPY from the exons ATGTCGCCGACGAAACTCACTTACTTCAACGTGTCCGGCCTCGGAGAGGGAATTAGGTACCTTCTGCACTATGGCGGAGTCGCGTTTGAGGACGAGAGAATTACCAGGGAAGAATTCCCCGCCAGGAAAGaca AGCTTCCGCTGGGCCAGCTTCCCGTGCTGGAGTTTGAAGGAAAAACTTTGTACCAGTCAATGTCCATTTGCCGCTTTCTCGCTAGAAGGTTCGACCTGACGGGAAAAGACGAGTGGGACAGTTTGCAGTGCGACACTGCAGTCGACACGATTTCCGACATCGCATCag CAATAACCGCTTACGCAAGTGAAACGGACGAGGAGGCAAAAAAAGTGAAGAAGGCGGCTGCCCTGACGAAAATTAACTTCCTCACGGAAAAGTTGGAAGGACACCTGGCCAAGAATGACGGCCACTTTGTCAAAGGACag TTGACTTGGCCAGACTTTGTGCTCGCCGCAGTCTACACCACCCTGGTGGGAAGAGGCGAAGCAGACATTTTCGCCGAAAGACCCTTGCTGAAGGCCTTGAAGGCAAAGGTTGACGCCCTGCCTGCGATCAAAGCCTATTTGGACAAACGGCCACCCGTGCCATAT AGAGGCAAAATGTCGGCTACAAAGCTAACGTACCTTCCGGTTAGCGGTCTCGGAGAGAGCATCAGGTACCTTCTGCACTATGGCGGCGTGGAGTTTGAAGACGAGAGGATTACCAGGGAAGAGCTCGCCATCAGGAAACCCA CGCTGCCGTTGGGCCAGGTGCCTGTGCTGGAGTTCGAGGGCAAAACCCTTTTCCAGTCAACCTCCATCTGCCGCTTCCTCGCCCGAAGGTTTAATCTGACAGGCAAGGACGAATGGGACAGTCTGCAATGCGACATTGCGGCTGACACCATTTCCGATATTGGAATTG CAATCAGCGGTTATGTTACTGAAACGAACGAAGAAGCCAAAAAGGTAAAGAAAGCGGCTGCCCTGACGAAAATCAACTTCCTCACGGAAAAGCTGGAAGGACACCTGGCCAAGAATGACGGACACTTTGTCAAAGGAcag TTGACCTGGCCAGACTTCGTGCTTGCCGCAGTCTACTCCACCCTGGTGGGCAGAGGCGAAGCAGATATTTTCGCCGAGAGGCCGTTGCTGAAGGCCCTGAAGGCCAAGGTTGACGCCCTGCCAGCTATCAAAGCCTATCTGGACAAACGACCACCTGTGccatattaa
- the LOC135946658 gene encoding solute carrier family 22 member 6-like — MSESNGPAAAETISSEDADGCGPRQWRTTALLSLFLLPSTWHLTVITFNTVSPPFKCVSSPNITSCRADNETFCTKWRFDVTQSNTIISEWDLICENEYLISLAKLAFLLGVGLGGIISGILSDRLGRRKILTIALTAQILISTTIAFAPTLLVYNVLRFALGWSCVSVIITSFVLCMESVADRTMAGILFHVTVPLGYLTLAGLAFLLRNWRHLQLAITFPTLLLYGVIYVVPESPQWLRSDASQAQPLALVRTPRMRTVSALIWLLWLVVYIGYFGIVLNMGSIAGDIYLNTLFAGLMELVAIILSLPLLQKIGRRFTFICVLAAGGLCSACAGALIASTFSTVLVVLARSCLSIAYVGLPLYTSELFPTVVRNIGVGFSNFFAGLALVLVSHLWELAALAEGLPLFAVGALAALGAASVLFLPETLNKKLQDTVEEFEAEAKRSEG, encoded by the exons ATGAGTGAAAGCAACGGTCCGGCTGCCGCGGAAACTATCTCCTCGGAGGACGCTGATGGATGCGGTCCTCGGCAGTGGCGCACCACGGCCTTACTCTCCCTCTTCCTCCTGCCCTCGACCTGGCACCTGACGGTCATCACCTTCAACACCGTCTCACCACCCTTCAAATGTGTCAGCAGCCCGAAT ATAACCAGCTGCCGAGCCGACAACGAAACTTTCTGCACCAAATGGAGATTCGACGTGACGCAAAGCAATACTATTATCTCGGAG tggGATTTGATTTGTGAGAATGAATATCTCATCAGTCTGGCGAAGCTGGCGTTCCTCCTCGGCGTTGGTTTGGGCGGAATCATTTCGGGCATTCTTTCGGACCGGCTCGGACGCCGAAAGATCCTTACCATCGCACTCACAGCACag ATTCTCATCTCAACGACAATCGCGTTCGCACCAACCCTCTTAGTGTACAACGTGCTGCGGTTCGCGCTGGGCTGGTCGTGCGTCAGCGTGATCATTACGTCGTTCGTGCTGTGCATGGAGTCGGTGGCCGACCGCACGATGGCCGGCATCCTCTTCCACGTGACGGTGCCGCTGGGCTACCTGACCCTGGCAGGGCTGGCGTTCCTGCTGCGCAACTGGCGCCACCTGCAGCTGGCCATCACCTTCCCCACGCTGCTCCTCTACGGCGTCATCTACGTGGTGCCCGAGTCGCCGCAGTGGCTGCGCAGCGACGCCAGCCAAGCGCAGCCGCTCGCGTTGGTGCGCACGCCGCGCATGCGCACCGTCTCGGCGCTCATCTGGCTGCTCTGGCTCGTCGTTTACATCGGATACTTTGGCATTGTGCTCAACATGGGCAGCATCGCTGGAGATATTTACTTGAATACGCTCTTTGCAG GATTGATGGAGCTCGTGGCGATAATTCTGAGTTTGCCACTCTTGCAAAAAATCGGGAGGCGCTTCACGTTTATCTGCGTGCTGGCGGCGGGCGGCTTGTGCAGCGCGTGTGCTGGGGCGCTGATCGCTTCAACATTTTCAACGGTGCTCGTTGTGCTGGCCCGTTCCTGCCTATCCATCGCTTAc GTCGGATTGCCGTTGTACACGTCGGAGCTTTTCCCCACGGTCGTGCGCAACATCGGCGTCggcttttccaattttttcgccGGACTGGCACTCGTGCTTGTCTCGCATCTGTGGGAACTG GCCGCGCTGGCGGAAGGACTTCCGTTGTTTGCGGTTGGTGCACTCGCGGCCTTGGGAGCTGCATCGGTGCTGTTTCTTCCAGAAACTCTGAACAAAAAGCTGCAAGACACTGTCGAGGAGTTTGAAGCTGAAGCGAAAAGAAGTGAAGGAtag
- the LOC135946659 gene encoding uncharacterized protein LOC135946659, producing the protein METKCIFIAFTLVLLAAHQVSAGAKLTCYTCNSHDDPINCPFEGFDSDKYTGKEVNCSQSARETMAAVQNILYPNYHEELVVPLGSSKIDEERCVKFTAKSRNGQKPVTFRGCMFNGHYTCAHIQSVLENAKADLEQCDFCKHKYNCNSSSIVRLSLLSVVGAIILSLISH; encoded by the exons ATGGAGacgaaatgcatttttatcgcCTTCACTCTCGTGCTTCTCGCAGCGCACCAAG TTTCTGCCGGAGCAAAGCTGACTTGCTACACGTGCAACTCGCACGACGACCCAATAAACTGCCCATTTGAAGGATTCGATTCGGACAAATACACAGGAAAAGAAGTCAACTGCAGTCAATCTGCTCGCGAAACTATGGCTGCTGTGCAAAACATTCTTTACCCGAACTACCACGAGGAGCTGGTCGTACCACTCGGCTCCAGCAAAATTGACGAGGAACGATGCGTCAAATTCACAGCAAAAAGCAGGA atggACAAAAACCGGTGACCTTCAGGGGTTGCATGTTTAATGGTCACTACACCTGCGCGCACATCCAAAGTGTGTTGGAAAACGCCAAGGCGGATTTGGAGCAGTGCGACTTTTGCAAGCACAAATACAACTGCAACTCGTCTTCGATCGTTCGTCTCTCTCTATTGAGCGTGGTCGGAGCAATCATTCTCAGCCTAATTTCACACTAA